In a genomic window of Paramicrobacterium chengjingii:
- a CDS encoding DMT family transporter, producing the protein MAWVVLILSGALEAVWASALSASNGLKKLWPSVVFVVSMCVSMAGLAYAMAFIPTGTAYAVWVGMGAVLTTVWAIATRKERATVARVLLLAGLVACVVGIKVVS; encoded by the coding sequence GGCATGGGTGGTCCTGATTCTCTCGGGCGCACTTGAGGCCGTGTGGGCCAGTGCGCTATCAGCATCGAACGGGCTCAAGAAACTCTGGCCCAGCGTTGTCTTCGTCGTGTCCATGTGCGTGAGCATGGCCGGTCTCGCTTACGCGATGGCGTTCATCCCGACGGGAACCGCGTATGCGGTTTGGGTGGGAATGGGTGCCGTGCTCACCACTGTGTGGGCGATCGCTACACGCAAGGAGCGCGCAACTGTCGCACGTGTACTGCTGCTCGCCGGTCTCGTAGCCTGCGTTGTCGGAATCAAGGTGGTGAGCTGA